The following proteins are encoded in a genomic region of Catellatospora sp. TT07R-123:
- a CDS encoding sorbosone dehydrogenase family protein — protein sequence MDARKIAIAGESVLAVLLLTFAGVFVACQNQAGQAKPSSVAPLQPVITEPAADGQLVSAADVHMETRPMQDADAASEHVCTDWEIWTAQPHERVWFSDCIGGVQKTHAHLGDGMFENAFADRRDLLPDRDYELRVRHKDSSGDAATQWSAYTARPFHTDKERKPLPGAKQWVVKQPGYKVEEVAGGLSLPVNIAMVPEHNVSPGKPMFYVTELYGTIKVVRGDFQVSTYAKDLLNFDPRGNFPGAGEIGLTGIVVEPKTGDVFASMLFRSGAQTYPKIVRFHSEDGGFTAATATTVIEMKGESQEASHQISNLTIGPDGKLYVHMGDGFTPSSARKIDSMRGKVLRMNLDGTAPEDNPFFDAADKKKARDYVWASGFRNPFGGAWRAADGQHYSVENGPSSNDRFARVVKGADYGWDVGGETLRKRALYNWPVTHAPVNITFVQSENYQGAGFPKEKYGHAYVSESGPTFATGPQERGKRIVEFTFNANGTVGAPKALIEYNGYGKTSIAGLVAGPDALYFTGLYAEDSFDPAAPMAKIFRVRYVGGDRGDRPAGSKAECTDGDLQVTARAGKAELAKGVGTSLTLVIKNGSKQACGRDVGADAQELFITHGTDKVWSSDDCGAPRGHQVVNLAPGRELVVNVGWNGKSSSACVKGAMRVAAGPALKPGEYTLYGRVGSDRSMPVKIKVK from the coding sequence ATGGACGCGCGGAAGATCGCGATCGCGGGCGAATCGGTGCTGGCAGTGCTCCTGCTGACGTTCGCCGGAGTATTCGTCGCCTGCCAGAACCAGGCCGGCCAGGCCAAACCGTCCTCGGTCGCGCCACTGCAACCGGTGATCACCGAGCCGGCCGCGGACGGACAGCTCGTCAGCGCCGCCGACGTGCACATGGAGACGCGGCCGATGCAGGACGCCGACGCCGCCAGTGAGCACGTCTGCACCGACTGGGAGATCTGGACCGCCCAGCCGCACGAGCGGGTGTGGTTCAGCGACTGCATCGGCGGCGTGCAGAAGACGCACGCGCACCTGGGCGACGGCATGTTCGAGAACGCCTTCGCCGACCGGCGCGACCTGCTGCCCGACCGCGACTACGAGCTGCGGGTGCGGCACAAGGACTCCAGCGGCGACGCGGCCACGCAGTGGAGCGCGTACACGGCGCGGCCGTTCCACACCGACAAGGAGCGCAAGCCGCTGCCCGGGGCTAAGCAGTGGGTGGTCAAGCAGCCCGGGTACAAGGTTGAGGAGGTCGCGGGCGGGCTCTCGCTGCCGGTCAACATCGCGATGGTGCCCGAGCACAACGTCAGCCCCGGCAAGCCGATGTTCTACGTGACCGAGCTGTACGGCACGATCAAGGTCGTCCGGGGCGACTTCCAGGTCAGCACGTACGCCAAGGACCTGCTGAACTTTGATCCGCGCGGCAACTTCCCCGGCGCGGGGGAGATCGGCCTGACCGGCATCGTGGTGGAGCCGAAGACCGGCGACGTCTTCGCCAGCATGCTGTTCCGCAGCGGCGCGCAGACGTACCCGAAGATCGTGCGCTTCCACAGCGAGGACGGCGGCTTCACCGCCGCGACCGCGACCACGGTCATCGAGATGAAGGGCGAGTCGCAGGAGGCGTCGCACCAGATCTCGAACCTGACGATCGGCCCGGACGGCAAGCTGTACGTGCACATGGGCGACGGCTTCACCCCCAGCTCGGCTCGCAAGATCGACTCGATGCGCGGCAAGGTGCTGCGGATGAACCTCGACGGCACCGCGCCGGAGGACAACCCGTTCTTCGACGCCGCCGACAAGAAGAAGGCGCGCGACTACGTCTGGGCGTCGGGCTTCCGCAACCCGTTCGGCGGGGCCTGGCGGGCCGCCGACGGCCAGCACTACTCGGTGGAGAACGGGCCGTCGTCCAACGACCGGTTCGCCCGGGTGGTCAAGGGCGCCGACTACGGCTGGGACGTCGGCGGCGAGACCCTGCGCAAGCGCGCCCTGTACAACTGGCCGGTCACCCACGCCCCGGTCAACATCACGTTCGTGCAGTCGGAGAACTACCAGGGCGCCGGGTTCCCGAAGGAGAAGTACGGCCACGCGTACGTCTCCGAGAGCGGCCCCACCTTCGCCACCGGCCCGCAGGAGCGGGGCAAGCGGATCGTGGAGTTCACGTTCAACGCCAACGGCACGGTCGGGGCGCCCAAGGCCCTGATCGAATACAACGGCTACGGCAAGACCAGCATCGCGGGCCTGGTCGCGGGCCCGGACGCGCTCTACTTCACCGGCCTGTACGCCGAGGACAGCTTCGACCCGGCCGCACCCATGGCCAAGATCTTCCGGGTGCGGTATGTCGGCGGCGACCGCGGCGACCGCCCGGCGGGCTCGAAGGCCGAGTGCACCGACGGCGACCTGCAGGTCACCGCGCGGGCGGGCAAGGCCGAGCTGGCCAAGGGTGTCGGCACCAGCCTCACCCTGGTGATCAAGAACGGCTCGAAGCAGGCGTGCGGCCGCGACGTCGGCGCCGACGCGCAGGAGCTGTTCATCACCCACGGCACGGACAAGGTGTGGTCCTCCGACGACTGCGGCGCCCCGCGCGGCCACCAGGTGGTGAACCTGGCCCCGGGCCGGGAGCTGGTGGTCAACGTGGGCTGGAACGGCAAGTCGAGCTCGGCCTGCGTCAAGGGCGCGATGCGGGTGGCGGCCGGTCCGGCGCTCAAGCCGGGGGAGTACACGCTGTACGGCCGGGTCGGCTCCGACCGCAGCATGCCCGTCAAAATCAAGGTCAAGTAG
- a CDS encoding winged helix-turn-helix domain-containing protein — protein sequence MSPRTREKHVAKSKTQTIIDDLTEQIGSGRLKPGDQLPSTAELRQQYGVSITVVRNAVNWLKALGLVEGLPGVGVFVAER from the coding sequence TTGTCCCCGCGGACCAGGGAGAAGCACGTGGCGAAGTCGAAGACGCAGACGATCATCGATGATCTGACCGAACAGATCGGTTCCGGCAGGTTGAAGCCGGGCGATCAGCTGCCCAGCACGGCGGAGCTGCGCCAGCAGTACGGCGTGTCGATCACCGTCGTACGCAACGCGGTCAACTGGCTCAAGGCCCTGGGCCTGGTCGAGGGCCTGCCCGGCGTCGGCGTCTTCGTCGCCGAACGGTAA
- a CDS encoding IS30 family transposase: MPGRRLTSQERAQIEVLFGQGLRYAQIAAVIGRDRTTVWREVTRNNAYQGAHAPGGAWHPRGRAAGCPATGRWGGGYRWKYCHEFAQRRADKRARRPRDGRLRARRSRTMAPLWHLVKQRLAQRWSPVQVARSLRIDYADQPECWVSHETIYQAIYYQARGGMREELARQVALRSGRAARKPQSRAATATRAARPWVADLHISARPAEAADRAVPGHWEGDLIIGARGTSAIITLVERATRYVMLGALPESRISDNVTDVLITLMNRLPDELRKTLTWDQGAEMARHARFTLATDCKVYFCDPHSPWQRGSNENTNGLLRQYFPRSSTDFRKYSQDELDAVARELNGRPRQTLDWQNPAERLNQYLVATTA; the protein is encoded by the coding sequence ATGCCCGGTAGACGTTTGACTTCGCAGGAGCGCGCCCAGATCGAGGTGTTGTTCGGTCAGGGGCTGCGTTATGCCCAGATCGCGGCGGTGATCGGCCGTGACCGTACGACGGTGTGGCGGGAGGTGACCCGTAACAACGCCTACCAGGGTGCGCACGCGCCTGGTGGTGCCTGGCATCCGCGCGGCCGGGCCGCCGGATGTCCGGCGACCGGGCGGTGGGGTGGGGGCTATCGATGGAAGTACTGCCACGAGTTCGCCCAGCGTCGGGCCGACAAGCGGGCCCGGCGCCCGCGTGATGGCAGGCTGCGCGCCCGGCGCAGCCGTACGATGGCACCGCTGTGGCACCTGGTGAAGCAGCGGCTGGCCCAGCGGTGGTCGCCGGTGCAGGTCGCCCGGTCGCTGCGCATCGACTACGCCGATCAGCCGGAGTGTTGGGTGTCGCACGAGACGATCTACCAGGCGATCTACTACCAGGCCCGGGGCGGGATGCGTGAGGAACTGGCCCGGCAGGTCGCGCTGCGTTCCGGCCGGGCGGCCCGCAAGCCGCAGTCGAGGGCGGCCACGGCCACACGCGCGGCCAGGCCGTGGGTCGCCGATCTGCACATCTCGGCCCGCCCGGCCGAGGCCGCCGACCGGGCCGTGCCCGGCCACTGGGAAGGCGACCTGATCATCGGCGCCCGCGGCACCAGCGCGATCATCACCCTGGTCGAACGCGCCACCCGCTACGTCATGCTCGGCGCCCTGCCCGAATCACGCATCAGCGACAACGTCACCGACGTCCTCATCACCCTGATGAACCGCCTACCCGACGAACTACGCAAGACCCTGACCTGGGACCAGGGCGCCGAGATGGCCCGCCACGCCCGGTTCACCCTGGCCACCGACTGCAAGGTCTACTTCTGCGACCCCCACTCGCCCTGGCAACGCGGCAGCAACGAGAACACCAACGGCCTGCTACGCCAGTACTTCCCCCGCTCCAGCACCGACTTCCGCAAATACAGCCAGGACGAACTCGACGCGGTCGCCCGAGAACTCAACGGACGACCGCGCCAAACCCTCGACTGGCAAAACCCCGCCGAACGACTCAACCAGTACCTCGTTGCAACAACCGCTTGA
- a CDS encoding 4'-phosphopantetheinyl transferase superfamily protein — MVIAVWWARPADARPEHLELLSDGERQRRAALRRPEDQARQTAAAALLRLAAGRELGQDPHRVRVERGCPDCAVPHGRPVLPGTGLHVSVSHSGDRIAVVLGRGGPLGVDVEQNQPDRDVAGLSRLALSPAELARGIPDQAGFYTYWTRKESVLKATGDGLRTAMTKIEVSAPHEPPRLHRYDGRPEIVAGSVMYTLSPGDGYQAALTVLDAAAPDEVAERDGSGLLAGHQGDGL, encoded by the coding sequence GTGGTGATCGCGGTCTGGTGGGCCCGCCCGGCCGACGCCCGGCCCGAGCACCTGGAGCTGCTCAGCGACGGCGAGCGGCAGCGCCGGGCCGCGCTGCGCCGGCCCGAGGACCAGGCCCGGCAGACCGCGGCCGCCGCGCTGCTGCGCCTGGCCGCGGGCCGCGAGCTCGGCCAGGACCCCCATCGGGTACGGGTCGAGCGCGGCTGCCCCGACTGCGCCGTCCCGCACGGGCGGCCCGTACTGCCCGGCACCGGCCTGCACGTGTCGGTGTCGCACTCCGGCGACCGGATCGCGGTGGTGCTCGGCCGGGGCGGCCCGCTGGGCGTCGACGTCGAGCAGAACCAGCCCGACCGGGACGTCGCCGGGCTGTCCCGCCTGGCGCTCAGCCCCGCCGAACTGGCCCGCGGCATCCCCGACCAGGCCGGGTTCTACACGTACTGGACTCGCAAGGAGTCGGTGCTCAAGGCCACCGGCGACGGGCTGCGGACGGCGATGACGAAGATCGAGGTGTCCGCCCCGCACGAGCCGCCCCGGCTGCACCGCTACGACGGGCGGCCCGAGATCGTCGCCGGGTCGGTCATGTACACGCTGTCACCGGGGGACGGCTACCAGGCGGCGCTGACCGTGCTGGACGCGGCCGCGCCGGACGAGGTCGCCGAGCGGGACGGGTCGGGGCTGCTCGCCGGTCACCAGGGCGACGGCTTGTAG
- a CDS encoding DUF1254 domain-containing protein encodes MTDDLTALAADAYVYGYPLVCNLDEIESLSAKGLGAVPPAPYNTFGHARELADPCMRFVSINNDTLYSMAPLDLSGGPLLLHVPDTDGAYYVLQFIDAWTDNVAYVGRRATGTGEGTYLVTGPGWTGAAPEGVPVIAMPTAVGAVVGRNACAGPDDLARVEAIQRRLTLTPTGTGHRLAGLPAPDPDVPAELLFWEKLRVRLAANPPAADDLAHQRRFKPLGLLSAGPSPYADPDDRLAAALAAGAARGGQHVDQLSRTPFAAPVDGWVVDPHGFDYNRHFFGIGTLDSPQWKISDPHRAYELRAAAARAGLWGNHGYEAVYAMTYTDGGGQPLDGTRAYRLRFTAPPPVEAFWSVTMYDLPDFYLVGNPIGRYSIGDRTPGLTWGDDDSLTIALQPDRPAGDLSANWLPTPPGPFRPVLRMYQPRPEILDGTYRIPPHHPRLTLHHRPAARAGVGAVSGKVQESWPAVSVGCCNEVWILEDRIHAR; translated from the coding sequence ATGACCGATGACCTCACCGCGCTCGCCGCCGACGCCTACGTCTACGGGTATCCGCTGGTCTGCAACCTGGACGAGATCGAGTCGCTGTCCGCCAAGGGGCTGGGGGCGGTCCCGCCCGCGCCGTACAACACGTTCGGCCACGCCCGCGAGCTGGCCGACCCGTGCATGCGCTTCGTCTCGATCAACAACGACACGCTCTACTCGATGGCGCCGCTCGACCTGTCCGGCGGGCCGCTGCTGCTGCACGTGCCCGACACCGACGGCGCCTACTACGTGCTCCAGTTCATCGACGCGTGGACCGACAACGTGGCCTACGTCGGACGGCGTGCCACGGGCACCGGCGAGGGGACATACCTGGTCACCGGGCCGGGCTGGACCGGGGCCGCGCCCGAGGGCGTGCCCGTGATCGCCATGCCGACGGCGGTCGGGGCCGTCGTCGGCCGCAACGCCTGCGCCGGGCCCGACGACCTGGCCCGGGTCGAGGCGATCCAGCGGCGGCTCACGCTCACCCCGACCGGGACCGGGCACCGGCTCGCCGGACTGCCCGCCCCGGACCCGGACGTCCCGGCCGAGCTGCTGTTCTGGGAGAAGCTGCGGGTGCGGCTGGCGGCCAACCCGCCCGCCGCCGACGACCTCGCCCACCAGCGGCGGTTCAAGCCGCTGGGCCTGCTGTCGGCAGGCCCGTCACCGTACGCCGACCCCGACGACCGCCTGGCCGCCGCCCTGGCCGCCGGGGCCGCCCGCGGCGGTCAGCACGTCGACCAGCTCAGCCGGACCCCGTTCGCCGCACCGGTCGACGGCTGGGTCGTGGACCCGCACGGCTTCGACTACAACCGCCACTTCTTCGGCATCGGCACGCTCGACAGCCCGCAGTGGAAGATCTCCGACCCCCACCGGGCGTACGAGCTGCGCGCCGCCGCCGCCCGCGCCGGGCTGTGGGGCAACCACGGCTACGAGGCCGTCTACGCGATGACCTACACCGACGGCGGCGGGCAGCCGCTGGACGGCACCCGGGCCTACCGGCTGCGCTTCACCGCCCCGCCGCCGGTCGAGGCCTTCTGGTCGGTCACCATGTACGACCTGCCCGACTTCTACCTGGTCGGCAATCCGATCGGCCGCTACTCGATCGGCGACCGCACCCCGGGCCTGACCTGGGGCGACGACGACTCGCTGACCATCGCCCTGCAACCGGACCGCCCCGCCGGCGACCTGTCCGCCAACTGGCTGCCCACCCCACCCGGCCCGTTCCGCCCGGTCCTGCGCATGTACCAGCCCCGCCCCGAAATCCTGGACGGCACCTACCGCATACCCCCCCATCACCCCCGCCTGACCCTCCACCACCGCCCCGCCGCGCGGGCTGGCGTGGGTGCAGTTTCGGGGAAAGTGCAGGAATCTTGGCCGGCGGTTTCTGTTGGCTGTTGCAACGAGGTATGGATCTTGGAGGATCGGATTCATGCCCGGTAG
- a CDS encoding dienelactone hydrolase family protein — MPVRPLTRLALCLTLALAGCTSTDPRWRDASAPPAPSGTAAVLAAASATPAPPSASPSPSAPAGAPKAALAVGVRTLKLSRGGRSLTTTVWYPATGKAGGSPKANAPVAPGRFPLVVFSHGLHGLPAYYEQITRRLAAAGFVVAGPTYPFTNRDANPFNAGDMGNQPADASEVITRVLKLDTASGDPLRGHLDAAHVAVGGHSAGGFTSAGILANKRDTRVKAAVVIAGGSMGAFKGARTPVLFVHGDQDPTVTYQTGRGAYTGTSWPKGFLTLLGQGHGEYLGQGAKGFDQVIKTITDFLRWTMYADTAAKARLSGDATKSGVSKFEAKW; from the coding sequence GTGCCGGTCCGACCCCTCACCCGCCTCGCCCTGTGCCTGACGCTGGCCCTGGCCGGCTGCACGTCGACGGATCCGCGATGGCGCGACGCCAGCGCCCCGCCTGCTCCGAGCGGCACCGCCGCGGTCCTGGCGGCCGCCTCGGCCACACCGGCGCCGCCCAGCGCCAGCCCCTCGCCGTCGGCCCCGGCCGGGGCGCCCAAGGCGGCGCTGGCGGTGGGCGTACGCACGCTGAAACTGTCGCGCGGCGGCCGCAGCCTGACCACCACCGTCTGGTATCCGGCCACCGGCAAGGCCGGGGGCTCGCCGAAGGCGAACGCGCCGGTCGCCCCGGGCCGGTTCCCGCTGGTGGTGTTCAGTCACGGCCTGCACGGGCTGCCCGCCTACTACGAGCAGATCACCCGGCGGCTGGCCGCGGCCGGGTTCGTCGTGGCCGGGCCGACGTACCCGTTCACCAACCGCGACGCCAACCCGTTCAACGCGGGCGACATGGGCAACCAGCCCGCCGACGCCAGCGAGGTGATCACCCGGGTGCTGAAGCTGGACACCGCCTCCGGCGACCCGCTGCGCGGCCACCTCGACGCCGCGCACGTCGCCGTCGGCGGCCACTCCGCGGGCGGCTTCACCTCCGCCGGAATCCTCGCGAACAAGCGCGACACCCGGGTCAAGGCCGCTGTCGTCATCGCGGGCGGCTCGATGGGCGCGTTCAAGGGCGCCCGCACGCCGGTGCTGTTCGTGCACGGCGACCAGGACCCGACCGTCACCTACCAGACCGGCCGCGGCGCCTACACCGGCACCAGCTGGCCCAAGGGCTTCCTCACCCTGCTCGGCCAGGGCCACGGCGAATACCTGGGCCAGGGGGCCAAGGGCTTCGACCAGGTCATCAAGACGATCACCGACTTCCTGCGCTGGACCATGTACGCCGACACCGCCGCCAAGGCCCGGCTGTCCGGCGACGCCACCAAGTCCGGGGTGTCGAAGTTCGAGGCCAAGTGGTGA